In Nitrospirota bacterium, the genomic stretch CTCGGCGTGCTTATCATGATGAATAATTATTTCCATGATGTTGCCACTGCATTGCTTATGGCAAGCGGGATTGTCGTCTGGGTTATAGTCAGGCGTTATGATTCTGCAATAAAGACCAAGGAGACGACGGAGTATTTCCTTAGGATTTATAACAGCGCAACAAAGCTTGCAAGATTTTCCCTTGTCTGGATAATCATCGGGGGTGTGCCGAGGACGATTTTTTATACGGAATTTGAGTGGGCCAATGCCGCCGGCAAAAATCAGATACCCGCCCTGCTTGTAAAGCATGTCCTGGCCTTTGTTTTTGTAGGCATTGGCGCTTATATCTGGCTTAAGATTAACAGAAGGGTAAAGGATATAAAAAAGCAGACTGATGTGGCATAATAATCTGTAAGGAAGGTCAGATGAAAAAGAAAATACTTTTTATAACACCGCCTTACCACTGCGGAGTTGTTGAAGTGGCAGGACATTGGGTGCCGCTTACATTTGTTTATCTTGCCGGTGCTGTCAGGGAGGCGGGTTTTGAGCCTGTCATATACGATGCCATGACAAAGCGCCATGGCTTCAAAGAGATTAAAAAGAAAATCTCGGAAGAAAAACCTGACTATGTTGCCGCTACTGCGATAACCTCAACTGTTTTTGACGCCCTTGAGATTCTAAAGACTGCAAAAGAGATAAAACCCGGCATTACTACAATCATAGGCGGGGTGCACCCTCATTTTATGTATAAAGAAATGCTTGAAAACAAGTTTGTTGATTATGTGGTAAGGGGAGAGGGAGAGGAGACCATTAAAGAACTCCTCCTTTGTCTTAGCAAAGGCGGAGACCCCGCGGATGTGAAAGGGATAGCTTACAGAAGCGGGCAAAAAATCACGGCAACCCCGCCGAGGCAGTTTATTCAGGATCTGGATAAGCTCCCTACTGCATGGGACCTTGTGGAATGGAAGGATTACAGGTATTTTGTCATACCCAAAAGCAGGCTCGGCTCTGTAAGCACATCAAGAGGCTGCAGCCATGACTGTACATTCTGCTCCCAGCAGAAATTCTGGCACCAGTCTTGGAGGGGAAGGACCCCTGAAAGCGCAGTCAAGGAGATAGAGCATTTGGCGAAGACATACGGCGTTAATGTCTTCCTAATCCCTGACGAACATCCCACACATGACAGGGCCCGGTGGGAGAGACTGCTGGATTTATTGATAGAGAAAGACCTCGGAATATACCTTCTGATGGAGACGAGGGCAGAGGATATTGTAAGGGACAAGGACTTGCTGTGGAAGTATAAAAAGGCAGGCGTTATTCATATATACATCGGGGTTGAGGCCACGGATCAGGAGACGCTGGACCTCATTAAAAAGGATGTAAAGGTAGAGATAGGGCTGGATGCAATAAGGCTTATACATGAGCACGGCATGATTACTGAAACGAGCTTTCTGCTGGGTTTCCCCCATGAAACCAAAAAGTCCGTGGCAAAGACGCTCAAGCTGTCCAAAATCTACAATCCGGATTTTGCTCATTATCTGGCCCTTGCGCC encodes the following:
- a CDS encoding cobalamin B12-binding domain-containing protein; its protein translation is MKKKILFITPPYHCGVVEVAGHWVPLTFVYLAGAVREAGFEPVIYDAMTKRHGFKEIKKKISEEKPDYVAATAITSTVFDALEILKTAKEIKPGITTIIGGVHPHFMYKEMLENKFVDYVVRGEGEETIKELLLCLSKGGDPADVKGIAYRSGQKITATPPRQFIQDLDKLPTAWDLVEWKDYRYFVIPKSRLGSVSTSRGCSHDCTFCSQQKFWHQSWRGRTPESAVKEIEHLAKTYGVNVFLIPDEHPTHDRARWERLLDLLIEKDLGIYLLMETRAEDIVRDKDLLWKYKKAGVIHIYIGVEATDQETLDLIKKDVKVEIGLDAIRLIHEHGMITETSFLLGFPHETKKSVAKTLKLSKIYNPDFAHYLALAPWPYADMYKELLPYIATKDYRKYNLIDPVIKPEKMSLKAVDWAIIDCYRSFYMGKLKEILTMKDPFKKRYLLVSMKLIMNSSFIVDKLGSLGMMPPQVQELMNKLKTEEAEEEKPAQELTSKISMSVKISAPVGKVFDYVTNPENWTRYVTSLVDVRNLSTKTVKAGMTFEWTYRMLGMNMDGKGRITEFHKDKKFAMQMEGSFPIREVYFFSGDSKATTLTFEIHYEVPGKVLGVIANRLVIEKLNRKEAVAVLKKVKDICEAENI